A stretch of Bombus huntii isolate Logan2020A chromosome 7, iyBomHunt1.1, whole genome shotgun sequence DNA encodes these proteins:
- the LOC126867923 gene encoding regulator of microtubule dynamics protein 1-like, with product MLTTKLCTISSFTAMGIWGLTKKRGDNEAIITTKEVLIAKADALYEQEQYQEIHDLLINYKDSGDIEIIWRLCRAMYKLSKIVSEVDGKKLIFEAYDLILEALEIKEDNWAAHKWASILLNSKTLYEGVKAQIKESYNIKKHMLRAMELNPKEPTLMYMLGTWCYQVADLTWYQRKIASVIFGEPPSSSFEEALKYFETAEEIDPNFYSQNLLMLGKTYLKLNQKELATKYLKMALDYPAKNEDDRDAKQEAQKLLKKF from the exons ATGTTAACAACAAAATTATGTACCATATCGTCGTTCACTGCTATGGGTATTTGGGGTCTTACAAAAAAGAGAGGTGACAACGAAGCAATCATAACTACAAAAGAAGTTCTAATAGCAAAAGCCGATGCATTATACGAGCAAGAACAATACCAGGAAATACATGACcttctaataaattataaa gatAGCGgtgatattgaaattatatggCGTTTGTGTAGAGCAATGTATAAATTGTCTAAAATTGTGAGTGAAGTGGatggaaagaaattaattttcgaagCTTATGATTTAATACTTGAAGCACTTGAGATAAAAGAGGATAATTGGGCTGCACACAAATGGGCATCGATTCTTCTTAATTCTAAGACTCTTTATGAAGGAGTAAAAGCACAAATAAAAGAGTCATATAATATTAAGAAACATATGCTG AGAGCAATGGAACTAAATCCAAAAGAACCAACACTTATGTACATGCTTGGTACTTGGTGCTATCAAGTTGCTGATTTAACATGGTatcaaagaaaaattgcatctGTAATATTTGGAGAACCGCCATCTTCATCATTCGAGGAAGctctaaaatattttgaaactgCAGAGGAAATTGATCCCAATTTCTATagtcaaaatttattaatgttgggaaaaacctacttaaaattaaatcaaaaagAGCTAGctacgaaatatttaaaaatggccCTTGATTATCCTGCAAAGAACGAAGATGATCGAGATGCTAAACAGGAAGCGCAGAAGttgttaaagaaattttaa
- the LOC126867230 gene encoding regulator of microtubule dynamics protein 1-like has protein sequence MLTTKLCTISSFTAMGIWGLTKKRGDNEAIITTKEVLIAKADALYEQEQYQEIHDLLINYKDSGDIEIIWRLCRAMYKLSKIVSEVDGKKLIFEAYDLILEALEIKEDNWAAHKWASILLNSKTLYEGVKAQIKESYNIKKYMQVYFMIIY, from the exons ATGTTAACAACAAAATTATGTACCATATCGTCGTTCACTGCTATGGGTATTTGGGGTCTTACAAAAAAGAGAGGTGACAACGAAGCAATCATAACTACAAAAGAAGTTCTAATAGCAAAAGCCGATGCATTATACGAGCAAGAACAATACCAGGAAATACATGACcttctaataaattataaa gatAGCGgtgatattgaaattatatggCGTTTGTGTAGAGCAATGTATAAATTGTCTAAAATTGTGAGTGAAGTGGatggaaagaaattaattttcgaagCTTATGATTTAATACTTGAAGCACTTGAGATAAAAGAGGATAATTGGGCTGCACACAAATGGGCATCGATTCTTCTTAATTCTAAGACTCTTTATGAAGGAGTAAAAGCACAAATAAAAGAGTCatataatattaagaaatatatgCAGGtatatttcatgataatatattaa
- the LOC126867938 gene encoding regulator of microtubule dynamics protein 1-like encodes MSQRAMEPNPKEPTLMYMLGTWCYQVSDLTWYQRKIASVIFGEPPSSSFEEALKYFETAEEIDPNFYSQNLLMLGKTYLKLNQKELATKYLKMALDYPAKNEDDRDAKQEAQKLLKKF; translated from the coding sequence ATGTCGCAGAGAGCAATGGAACCAAATCCAAAAGAACCAACACTTATGTACATGCTTGGTACTTGGTGCTATCAAGTTTCTGATTTAACATGGTatcaaagaaaaattgcatctGTAATATTTGGAGAACCGCCATCTTCATCATTCGAGGAAGctctaaaatattttgaaactgCAGAGGAAATTGATCCCAATTTCTATagtcaaaatttattaatgttgggaaaaacctacttaaaattaaatcaaaaagAGCTAGctacgaaatatttaaaaatggccCTTGATTATCCTGCAAAGAACGAAGATGATCGAGATGCTAAACAGGAAGCGCAGAAGttgttaaagaaattttaa
- the LOC126867920 gene encoding retinol dehydrogenase 13-like isoform X2: MFAAVSKPYILRDYLSGELYENDKKLTDKVIIVTGANTGIGKEIARDLAKREAKVIMACRDMEKCENTRRDIVVESRNKYVYCRPCDLASQKSIRDFAEQFKKEHKKRKLHILINNAGVMRCPKMYTQEGIELQFGVNHIGHFLLTNLLLDTLKDSAPSRIVNVSSSAHKRGKIKFDDLNNEKTYEPGEAYAQSKLANILFTKELANKLKGTGVTVNAVHPGIVRTEITRYMGIYQNFLGRLAVDTLY, translated from the exons AGATTATCTTAGTGGAGAATTATATGagaatgataaaaaattaactgACAAAGTAATTATTGTAACAGGAGCAAATACTGGAATTGGTAAAGAAATAGCTCGTGATTTAGCTAAACGAGAGGCTAAAGTTATAATGGCTTGTAGAGATAtggaaaaatgtgaaaat ACACGCCGTGACATAGTAGTAGAAAGTAGGAATAAATATGTTTATTGTAGACCATGTGATCTAGCATCTCAAAAAAGTATTAGGGATTTTGCAGAGCAATTTAAGAAAG AACACAAGAAAAGAAAGCTTCACATTCTTATAAATAATGCAGGAGTAATGAGATGTCCTAAGATGTATACCCAAGAAGGAATTGAATTGCAATTTGGTGTGAATCATATAGGACACTTTTTACTAACAAATTTATTGTTAGACACTTTAAAAGATTCTGCACCATCAAGGATTGTAAATGTTTCAAGTAGTGCACACAAGCGTGGCAAAATTAAATTCGACGATTTGAATAATGAGAAAACCTATGAGCCTGGCGAAGCATATGCACAGAGCAAATTAGCTAATATTCTATTTACAAAGGAATTGGCAAATAAATTGAAAG GAACTGGTGTTACAGTGAATGCCGTCCATCCTGGTATAGTACGAACAGAAATAACGCGATATATGGGAATTTATCAAAACTTTTTAGGTAGATTGGCTGTAGATACTCTTTATTAA
- the LOC126867920 gene encoding retinol dehydrogenase 13-like isoform X4, whose protein sequence is MFAAVSKPYILRDYLSGELYENDKKLTDKVIIVTGANTGIGKEIARDLAKREAKVIMACRDMEKCENTRRDIVVESRNKYVYCRPCDLASQKSIRDFAEQFKKEHKKRKLHILINNAGVMRCPKMYTQEGIELQFGVNHIGHFLLTNLLLDTLKDSAPSRIVNVSSSAHKRGKIKFDDLNNEKTYEPGEAYAQSKLANILFTKELANKLKGTGVTVNAVHPGIVRTEITRYMGIYQNFLGRLAVDTLY, encoded by the exons atgtttGCGGCTGTTTCAAAacctt ACATACTTAG AGATTATCTTAGTGGAGAATTATATGagaatgataaaaaattaactgACAAAGTAATTATTGTAACAGGAGCAAATACTGGAATTGGTAAAGAAATAGCTCGTGATTTAGCTAAACGAGAGGCTAAAGTTATAATGGCTTGTAGAGATAtggaaaaatgtgaaaat ACACGCCGTGACATAGTAGTAGAAAGTAGGAATAAATATGTTTATTGTAGACCATGTGATCTAGCATCTCAAAAAAGTATTAGGGATTTTGCAGAGCAATTTAAGAAAG AACACAAGAAAAGAAAGCTTCACATTCTTATAAATAATGCAGGAGTAATGAGATGTCCTAAGATGTATACCCAAGAAGGAATTGAATTGCAATTTGGTGTGAATCATATAGGACACTTTTTACTAACAAATTTATTGTTAGACACTTTAAAAGATTCTGCACCATCAAGGATTGTAAATGTTTCAAGTAGTGCACACAAGCGTGGCAAAATTAAATTCGACGATTTGAATAATGAGAAAACCTATGAGCCTGGCGAAGCATATGCACAGAGCAAATTAGCTAATATTCTATTTACAAAGGAATTGGCAAATAAATTGAAAG GAACTGGTGTTACAGTGAATGCCGTCCATCCTGGTATAGTACGAACAGAAATAACGCGATATATGGGAATTTATCAAAACTTTTTAGGTAGATTGGCTGTAGATACTCTTTATTAA
- the LOC126867920 gene encoding retinol dehydrogenase 13-like isoform X3 gives MFAAVSKPYILRDYLSGELYENDKKLTDKVIIVTGANTGIGKEIARDLAKREAKVIMACRDMEKCENTRRDIVVESRNKYVYCRPCDLASQKSIRDFAEQFKKEHKKRKLHILINNAGVMRCPKMYTQEGIELQFGVNHIGHFLLTNLLLDTLKDSAPSRIVNVSSSAHKRGKIKFDDLNNEKTYEPGEAYAQSKLANILFTKELANKLKGTGVTVNAVHPGIVRTEITRYMGIYQNFLGRLAVDTLY, from the exons ACATACTTAG AGATTATCTTAGTGGAGAATTATATGagaatgataaaaaattaactgACAAAGTAATTATTGTAACAGGAGCAAATACTGGAATTGGTAAAGAAATAGCTCGTGATTTAGCTAAACGAGAGGCTAAAGTTATAATGGCTTGTAGAGATAtggaaaaatgtgaaaat ACACGCCGTGACATAGTAGTAGAAAGTAGGAATAAATATGTTTATTGTAGACCATGTGATCTAGCATCTCAAAAAAGTATTAGGGATTTTGCAGAGCAATTTAAGAAAG AACACAAGAAAAGAAAGCTTCACATTCTTATAAATAATGCAGGAGTAATGAGATGTCCTAAGATGTATACCCAAGAAGGAATTGAATTGCAATTTGGTGTGAATCATATAGGACACTTTTTACTAACAAATTTATTGTTAGACACTTTAAAAGATTCTGCACCATCAAGGATTGTAAATGTTTCAAGTAGTGCACACAAGCGTGGCAAAATTAAATTCGACGATTTGAATAATGAGAAAACCTATGAGCCTGGCGAAGCATATGCACAGAGCAAATTAGCTAATATTCTATTTACAAAGGAATTGGCAAATAAATTGAAAG GAACTGGTGTTACAGTGAATGCCGTCCATCCTGGTATAGTACGAACAGAAATAACGCGATATATGGGAATTTATCAAAACTTTTTAGGTAGATTGGCTGTAGATACTCTTTATTAA
- the LOC126867920 gene encoding retinol dehydrogenase 13-like isoform X1 has product MFAAVSKPFYIYSAGITIIGGGYILRDYLSGELYENDKKLTDKVIIVTGANTGIGKEIARDLAKREAKVIMACRDMEKCENTRRDIVVESRNKYVYCRPCDLASQKSIRDFAEQFKKEHKKRKLHILINNAGVMRCPKMYTQEGIELQFGVNHIGHFLLTNLLLDTLKDSAPSRIVNVSSSAHKRGKIKFDDLNNEKTYEPGEAYAQSKLANILFTKELANKLKGTGVTVNAVHPGIVRTEITRYMGIYQNFLGRLAVDTLY; this is encoded by the exons atgtttGCGGCTGTTTCAAAacctttttatatatattcagCCGGTATAACCATCATTGGCGGAGGTTACATACTTAG AGATTATCTTAGTGGAGAATTATATGagaatgataaaaaattaactgACAAAGTAATTATTGTAACAGGAGCAAATACTGGAATTGGTAAAGAAATAGCTCGTGATTTAGCTAAACGAGAGGCTAAAGTTATAATGGCTTGTAGAGATAtggaaaaatgtgaaaat ACACGCCGTGACATAGTAGTAGAAAGTAGGAATAAATATGTTTATTGTAGACCATGTGATCTAGCATCTCAAAAAAGTATTAGGGATTTTGCAGAGCAATTTAAGAAAG AACACAAGAAAAGAAAGCTTCACATTCTTATAAATAATGCAGGAGTAATGAGATGTCCTAAGATGTATACCCAAGAAGGAATTGAATTGCAATTTGGTGTGAATCATATAGGACACTTTTTACTAACAAATTTATTGTTAGACACTTTAAAAGATTCTGCACCATCAAGGATTGTAAATGTTTCAAGTAGTGCACACAAGCGTGGCAAAATTAAATTCGACGATTTGAATAATGAGAAAACCTATGAGCCTGGCGAAGCATATGCACAGAGCAAATTAGCTAATATTCTATTTACAAAGGAATTGGCAAATAAATTGAAAG GAACTGGTGTTACAGTGAATGCCGTCCATCCTGGTATAGTACGAACAGAAATAACGCGATATATGGGAATTTATCAAAACTTTTTAGGTAGATTGGCTGTAGATACTCTTTATTAA
- the LOC126867911 gene encoding regulator of microtubule dynamics protein 1-like: MSLRRALFVIRDIKVLQRTLIHRRFQSSRKSSNQYMLTTKLCTISSFTAMGIWGLTKKRGDNEAIITTKEVLIAKADALYEQEQYQEIHDLLINYKDSGDIEIIWRLCRAMYKLSKIVSEVDGKKLIFEAYDLILEALEIKEDNWAAHKWASILLNSKTLYEGVKAQIKESYNIKKHMLRAMELNPKEPTLMYMLGTWCYQVADLTWYQRKIASVIFGEPPSSSFEEALKYFETAEEIDPNFYSQNLLMLGKTYLKLNQKELATKYLKMALDYPAKNEDDRDAKQEAQKLLKKF, from the exons ATGTCGTTACGGAGAGCGTTATTCGTTATCAGAGATATAAAAGTATTACAAAGAACGCTTATTCATAGAAGATTTCAATCCTCACGAAAG AGCAGCAATCAGTACATGTTAACAACAAAATTATGTACCATATCGTCATTCACTGCTATGGGTATTTGGGGTCTTACAAAAAAGAGAGGTGACAACGAAGCAATCATAACTACAAAAGAAGTTCTAATAGCAAAAGCCGATGCATTATACGAGCAAGAACAATACCAGGAAATACATGACcttctaataaattataaa gatAGCGgtgatattgaaattatatggCGTTTGTGTAGAGCAATGTATAAATTGTCTAAAATTGTGAGTGAAGTGGatggaaagaaattaattttcgaagCTTATGATTTAATACTTGAAGCACTTGAGATAAAAGAGGATAATTGGGCTGCACACAAATGGGCATCGATTCTTCTTAATTCTAAGACTCTTTATGAAGGAGTAAAAGCACAAATAAAAGAGTCATATAATATTAAGAAACATATGCTG AGAGCAATGGAACTAAATCCAAAAGAACCAACACTTATGTACATGCTTGGTACTTGGTGCTATCAAGTTGCTGATTTAACATGGTatcaaagaaaaattgcatctGTAATATTTGGAGAACCGCCATCTTCATCATTCGAGGAAGctctaaaatattttgaaactgCAGAGGAAATTGATCCCAATTTCTATagtcaaaatttattaatgttgggaaaaacctacttaaaattaaatcaaaaagAGCTAGctacgaaatatttaaaaatggccCTTGATTATCCTGCAAAGAACGAAGATGATCGAGATGCTAAACAGGAAGCGCAGAAGttgttaaagaaattttaa